In a genomic window of Nostoc sp. UHCC 0870:
- a CDS encoding ABC transporter permease: protein MQKSINWLQVRRYWELLHVLVTRNLKVRYRGSLLGVYWSLLNPLIMTALYSAIFGATFASYYGNSILNYVLAAFTGLVVINFFSASTSQALSSVVGNGALLNKIRLPVSVFPVSMIVANVFQFAVGAFPLLAVIALINSKSFVNVLALLFPFLSLILVCTGVGFLVSALYVFFRDLPYFYELVVFVLWISSPVFYPAAIVPPQVKPFLGLNPLSPIIESLRQITLSGNLPDLSLIWGALLSGIIILSLGWACFHMWRHQFMDLL, encoded by the coding sequence ATGCAAAAAAGTATAAATTGGCTACAAGTGCGCCGCTACTGGGAGTTGCTGCACGTCTTGGTCACGCGTAATCTCAAAGTGCGTTATCGAGGCTCTTTATTAGGCGTATATTGGTCGCTATTGAACCCGTTAATTATGACAGCACTATACAGTGCGATTTTCGGAGCAACATTTGCTTCTTATTATGGCAATTCTATACTGAACTACGTGCTAGCAGCCTTCACTGGCTTAGTGGTGATTAATTTTTTCTCAGCCTCTACATCCCAAGCTTTGTCAAGTGTAGTAGGCAATGGGGCATTGCTAAACAAAATTCGCTTACCTGTCAGTGTTTTCCCAGTCTCAATGATTGTAGCAAATGTCTTTCAGTTTGCAGTCGGAGCATTTCCATTATTGGCAGTGATCGCTCTTATTAATTCTAAAAGTTTCGTCAATGTCCTAGCACTACTTTTTCCTTTCCTATCGTTAATTTTAGTTTGTACTGGAGTAGGATTTCTAGTTAGTGCGCTGTATGTGTTTTTTAGAGATTTACCTTACTTCTATGAATTAGTTGTCTTTGTCCTTTGGATTAGTAGCCCTGTATTTTACCCAGCAGCCATTGTACCTCCCCAGGTAAAACCATTTTTAGGATTAAATCCTCTATCACCCATTATTGAAAGTCTACGTCAAATTACCTTATCTGGAAATTTACCTGATCTGAGTTTAATTTGGGGGGCTTTACTCAGTGGCATAATAATTTTGTCCTTGGGATGGGCTTGTTTTCATATGTGGCGACATCAGTTTATGGATTTACTATAA
- the petP gene encoding cytochrome b6f subunit PetP: MEIGQKVKVFRLRDRVSAPIAQKLGKVGIIEGYKVTDGQGIGVVVKFDDNSSTWFFDDEIKPV, translated from the coding sequence ATGGAAATCGGACAAAAGGTTAAGGTGTTTCGTTTGCGCGATCGCGTTTCTGCTCCCATCGCTCAGAAACTAGGTAAAGTTGGTATTATTGAAGGCTACAAAGTCACCGATGGTCAAGGCATTGGTGTAGTGGTGAAGTTTGACGATAATAGTTCCACTTGGTTTTTTGATGATGAAATCAAACCAGTGTAG
- the chlG gene encoding chlorophyll synthase ChlG codes for MSELTPITPDSKSEASDRTAKTRQLLGMKGAAPGETSIWKIRLQLMKPITWIPLIWGVVCGAASSGNYTWTLENVLKAAACMLLSGPLLTGYTQTLNDFYDREIDAINEPYRPIPSGAISVPQVVSQIIFLFIAGISLSFVLDLWAGHEFPNVTVLAIFGTFIAFIYSAPPLKLKQNGWLGNYALGASYIALPWWAGHALFGELNWKIMVITLIYSMAGLGIAIVNDFKSVEGDRQLGLQSLPVMFGIDKAAWICVVMIDVFQGLIAAYLVSIHENLYAAILVLLIIPQITFQDMYFLRDPLKNDVKYQASAQPFLVLGMLVAGLALGHAGI; via the coding sequence ATGTCAGAACTCACTCCCATTACTCCCGATTCTAAATCTGAAGCAAGTGACCGCACTGCTAAAACCCGGCAGTTACTGGGGATGAAAGGTGCAGCACCGGGGGAAACCTCGATTTGGAAAATTCGCCTGCAATTGATGAAGCCGATTACCTGGATTCCCTTAATTTGGGGTGTGGTCTGTGGTGCGGCTTCTTCTGGTAACTACACTTGGACTTTGGAAAATGTCCTCAAGGCTGCTGCTTGTATGTTGCTATCTGGGCCGTTACTGACGGGTTATACTCAAACCCTAAATGATTTTTACGATCGCGAAATTGATGCCATCAATGAACCCTATCGCCCCATCCCTTCCGGCGCAATTTCCGTACCTCAGGTAGTTAGCCAGATTATCTTCTTATTTATTGCTGGCATTTCCCTGTCCTTTGTGTTGGATTTATGGGCAGGTCATGAATTTCCCAATGTCACAGTTTTAGCGATATTTGGTACTTTTATTGCCTTTATCTACTCTGCACCACCTCTGAAGCTAAAACAAAACGGCTGGTTGGGTAACTACGCCTTGGGTGCTAGCTACATCGCCTTACCTTGGTGGGCTGGTCATGCTTTATTTGGTGAACTCAACTGGAAAATCATGGTTATCACCTTGATTTACAGCATGGCAGGATTAGGAATTGCCATTGTTAATGATTTTAAGAGTGTAGAAGGCGATCGCCAACTCGGTCTACAATCTTTACCTGTAATGTTCGGTATCGATAAAGCCGCCTGGATTTGTGTGGTGATGATTGATGTCTTTCAAGGCTTGATAGCTGCTTATCTGGTGAGTATCCATGAAAATTTGTATGCAGCGATTTTGGTACTGTTAATCATTCCCCAAATCACCTTCCAGGATATGTACTTTTTGCGTGACCCTTTAAAAAATGATGTGAAATACCAAGCCAGCGCACAACCATTCTTGGTTTTAGGGATGCTAGTAGCAGGTTTAGCATTAGGTCATGCTGGAATTTAA
- a CDS encoding ABC transporter ATP-binding protein, whose product MEVIRLDQVSLLRRTQEEFSYDLKKTLLSIIEGKYRQPARKLVLDQINLVINSGEKVGIIGANGSGKSTLLKIICAILQPTSGTIRVRGKIAPLIELGAGFDPEISVMDNIFLYGVLLGFSRAEMKERVQSILEFAELEDYALVPVKGLSSGMVARLGFSIATDIQPDILILDEVLSVGDESFKNKCKQRIDKFWNGDTTVLVVSHDLGFIQTSCEQAIWLDNGKVKLMGTSHQIVNSYLQQVNSS is encoded by the coding sequence ATGGAAGTTATTCGTCTCGATCAAGTTTCACTGTTGCGGCGAACTCAAGAGGAGTTTTCTTACGATCTCAAGAAAACACTTTTATCAATTATTGAAGGTAAGTATCGTCAGCCTGCACGCAAATTAGTTCTTGATCAAATTAATTTGGTTATCAATTCGGGCGAAAAAGTAGGAATTATCGGCGCAAATGGTTCAGGTAAATCAACACTACTAAAAATAATCTGTGCGATTTTACAGCCAACAAGCGGCACAATCAGAGTTAGAGGCAAAATTGCCCCTCTAATTGAACTCGGTGCAGGATTTGATCCAGAAATTTCTGTAATGGATAATATCTTCCTTTATGGTGTATTACTTGGTTTTTCCAGAGCGGAGATGAAAGAAAGAGTGCAGTCTATTTTAGAGTTTGCAGAATTAGAGGATTATGCTTTAGTTCCAGTGAAGGGGTTATCTTCGGGTATGGTGGCTCGTTTGGGCTTCTCTATTGCTACTGACATACAGCCAGATATTTTGATTTTAGATGAGGTTTTATCTGTAGGAGATGAAAGTTTTAAAAATAAGTGTAAGCAAAGAATTGATAAGTTTTGGAATGGAGATACGACAGTGTTGGTAGTTTCGCATGATTTAGGGTTTATACAAACATCTTGCGAGCAAGCAATTTGGTTAGATAACGGAAAGGTGAAATTGATGGGAACATCACATCAAATAGTAAATTCATACTTACAGCAAGTTAATTCAAGTTAA
- a CDS encoding glycosyltransferase, whose amino-acid sequence MKMNQLPKITVVTPNLNQASTLEETILSVIEQGYPNLEYIIVDGGSTDSSIDIINSYSQHFSKVIIGKDKTMYDAVAKGFEIATGEIFSWLNSDDLFEPNALFRVGEHFQKFKQSQFIYFEDTVIKDGWRVPNKPQKYVSTYQLMRGHILYQDGCFFRKTAYQAVGGINRSFKLAGDYDLWLRISAKFKLEMLPGHASCFRIRKGQLSISNWTFYMDEVHKALDAFLKTISVQDKIKFFFIGAFCKFKNIYLNLFRTPVWYLENADLEWASVISPQEKSLKKNICPICQSQPERLLFSTPDTRFGDRTIYRLYKCSNCRSVYTFPFPEAGTLQELYEKTYSSSSIIDNIDPPAVYYSPYRRSSLLNRKPWKLLGKTFKFIHKSFKNNHDDIVPIFENKNAAILEIGCFEGRVLEWYRYCGYNNLSGTELNTIASKTAAKKGFKIYCGDITNSEIPSEAFDAIVLNQALEHFDNPGKTLEILRSKLKSSGSIYISVPNLGSFWLWQYYGPVWAHWHIPFHAVAFHRQSIKYLAKKSGYRIRWFKTSTPIHWIYLSDQLAVRGLGGIASHNIVNLDEDVWQGAKGANIFSWLVLDRLLLGDCLYACLEKEN is encoded by the coding sequence ATGAAAATGAATCAACTTCCAAAAATTACGGTAGTCACACCTAATTTAAATCAAGCTTCTACTTTAGAAGAGACAATTCTATCAGTTATTGAGCAAGGATATCCAAACTTAGAATATATTATTGTTGATGGCGGTTCAACTGATTCTTCTATTGATATAATCAACTCCTACAGTCAACATTTTTCCAAAGTTATTATAGGTAAAGATAAGACAATGTATGATGCTGTTGCTAAGGGATTTGAAATTGCAACAGGTGAAATATTTTCATGGCTCAATAGTGATGATTTGTTTGAACCCAATGCTCTTTTTCGAGTAGGAGAGCATTTTCAAAAATTTAAACAATCTCAGTTTATATACTTTGAAGATACTGTAATTAAAGATGGATGGAGAGTGCCTAACAAACCACAAAAATATGTTAGTACTTACCAGCTTATGAGAGGACATATTCTCTATCAAGATGGCTGTTTTTTTAGAAAAACTGCCTATCAAGCTGTAGGAGGAATTAATCGAAGTTTTAAACTAGCTGGAGATTATGATTTATGGTTAAGGATATCAGCTAAGTTCAAGTTAGAAATGTTGCCAGGCCATGCAAGTTGTTTTCGCATCCGTAAAGGACAACTTTCCATAAGTAACTGGACATTTTACATGGATGAAGTACATAAAGCACTTGATGCTTTTTTAAAAACCATTAGTGTACAAGACAAAATCAAATTTTTTTTCATAGGGGCTTTTTGCAAATTTAAAAATATTTACTTAAACTTATTTCGTACTCCTGTATGGTATTTGGAAAATGCAGATTTAGAATGGGCAAGTGTTATTAGTCCGCAAGAAAAGTCTCTTAAAAAAAATATTTGTCCTATTTGCCAGTCTCAACCTGAACGGTTGTTATTTTCCACCCCAGATACTAGATTTGGAGACCGCACAATTTACCGCCTCTACAAATGCAGTAATTGTCGCTCTGTTTACACTTTTCCTTTCCCTGAAGCAGGGACACTCCAGGAATTATATGAAAAGACTTATTCTTCATCTTCTATTATAGACAACATAGACCCGCCAGCAGTCTATTACAGTCCCTATAGACGTTCCAGTCTATTAAATCGTAAACCTTGGAAATTACTTGGTAAAACTTTTAAATTTATACATAAATCATTCAAAAATAATCACGATGATATAGTGCCAATTTTTGAAAATAAAAATGCAGCTATTTTAGAAATTGGATGCTTTGAAGGTAGAGTTTTAGAGTGGTATCGCTACTGTGGTTATAACAATCTATCAGGTACAGAATTGAATACAATTGCTTCTAAAACAGCAGCAAAAAAAGGATTTAAAATTTATTGTGGGGATATTACTAATTCAGAAATACCTTCGGAAGCATTTGATGCCATTGTCCTTAATCAAGCATTAGAGCATTTCGACAATCCCGGAAAAACACTTGAAATTTTAAGATCAAAATTAAAATCAAGTGGTAGTATATACATTTCAGTACCCAATCTCGGCAGTTTTTGGTTATGGCAATATTATGGTCCTGTATGGGCTCATTGGCATATTCCATTTCATGCAGTTGCCTTTCATCGTCAGTCAATTAAATATCTGGCAAAAAAATCAGGCTATAGAATCAGATGGTTCAAAACATCTACTCCCATTCATTGGATATATCTTAGCGACCAATTAGCAGTAAGAGGGCTTGGCGGCATTGCTTCTCATAACATTGTCAATTTAGATGAAGATGTGTGGCAAGGTGCAAAAGGTGCGAATATATTTTCTTGGTTAGTATTAGATAGACTTTTGTTAGGAGATTGTTTGTATGCCTGCTTAGAAAAAGAAAATTAA
- a CDS encoding glycosyltransferase, giving the protein MKIVHVNTYDIQGGAARGTYRLHKGLLESGQNSHVIVKYKHSLDPTVTCVSFTNTEEPSDIQKLYISAIQKSYINSNRTSISNTLFSFPYPGIDITSNEQIINADIINLHWITNFQSPLTLQKLFSLGKPVIWKFPDMWPFTGGCHYAAGCEKYKQDCVKCPQLIHDPYNLPGSILQEKLELFADYNLTIVTPSKWMADHVRQSKLFKNNRIEVIPNSLETDIFSPLSKLEAKRNIGANSEDFIILFGAHSCEEKRKGFAELLTSLQQCLENEKFYNLVLNNKIKLVCFGYLALEKLESIPIPLINIGYTESDKQLQEIYSSADIFVQTSLEENFGFTTLEAMSCGTPVIGFNVGVIPDVVEDDITGKIIPVGNTFKMAEAIVDCALSPYKCQMMGENSRKVIQEKYPLSVQASRYLELYQDLVTYEKDISMTLSNEHISSDKNIQKDTNVELVSNLPDNYVGSELSGIFEKLSPQEMFADYLKSEDIIQNLRQDLYKFQSQLQKTQSELNYYREQHQVIQETCDSLTQQLQDIVDNPIRWLLLAQSRSVEKPPLFKYPYEEGLVSVIIPAYNAEKFLSNAVISVWRQETTDNIHLELIVIDDGSTDETYNLANLLAEVSPIQMRVLTHPGKLNKGVAASRNLGIIESKGEWIAFLDADDAFLPNKTLTQVKWLRQNPEYLCACSYGYNVDSDGQPVIGWNSNEITGDYQTIDLQHRIPAPYTFDSLQNGCPVVNSTFITHRSVLLWSGLLPESIAHQAEDWILFTKISTKWSIPLISEPLIYYRIHPSSWTTKYFQENLGAGVKLEFLFAITHWLACRKEQEYQEIAQSFYRKKLPSYFSATGRLNDLMDAYIENQKKLNPNIESNALQLSSRSSLEEVLISLHQDSQLLQKAKRYKKLIKKIPASGLLYRFVKKIKVILTIHR; this is encoded by the coding sequence ATGAAAATAGTTCATGTCAATACATACGATATTCAAGGTGGAGCAGCCAGAGGTACTTATCGACTACACAAAGGATTACTTGAATCTGGGCAAAATTCTCATGTGATTGTAAAATATAAACATTCGCTAGATCCTACAGTTACTTGTGTTTCCTTTACAAATACAGAAGAACCTAGCGATATTCAAAAACTATATATTTCTGCGATTCAGAAGAGTTATATAAATTCTAATAGAACTTCTATATCGAATACTTTATTTTCATTTCCTTATCCTGGGATAGATATAACTAGTAATGAACAAATAATAAATGCAGATATTATTAATTTACATTGGATTACTAATTTTCAATCTCCATTGACACTGCAAAAACTTTTTTCCTTGGGGAAACCTGTAATTTGGAAATTTCCCGATATGTGGCCTTTTACAGGTGGATGTCATTACGCTGCTGGCTGTGAAAAATATAAACAAGATTGTGTGAAATGTCCTCAACTAATTCATGACCCTTATAATTTGCCTGGAAGTATATTGCAAGAAAAGCTAGAGCTTTTTGCCGATTACAATCTGACTATTGTAACCCCTAGCAAATGGATGGCAGATCATGTAAGACAGAGCAAATTATTCAAAAATAATCGAATTGAAGTAATACCTAATTCTTTAGAAACTGATATTTTTAGTCCTTTATCAAAACTTGAAGCGAAGAGAAATATAGGAGCAAATAGTGAGGATTTCATCATACTTTTTGGTGCTCACTCTTGTGAAGAAAAGAGAAAAGGGTTTGCAGAGTTATTGACATCTCTTCAGCAATGTCTTGAAAACGAAAAATTTTACAACTTAGTATTAAATAATAAAATTAAATTAGTTTGTTTTGGTTATCTTGCATTAGAGAAATTAGAATCAATCCCCATACCTTTAATAAATATAGGTTATACGGAATCAGATAAACAACTACAAGAAATATACTCATCTGCTGATATTTTTGTACAAACTTCTTTAGAAGAAAATTTTGGCTTTACTACATTGGAAGCAATGAGTTGCGGTACGCCAGTAATAGGCTTCAATGTGGGAGTTATTCCTGACGTAGTTGAAGATGATATTACAGGTAAGATTATCCCAGTCGGAAATACGTTTAAAATGGCAGAGGCAATTGTTGATTGCGCTTTGTCTCCTTACAAATGTCAAATGATGGGAGAAAATAGCCGCAAGGTTATTCAAGAAAAATATCCCCTCTCAGTTCAGGCATCACGATATTTAGAGCTATATCAGGATTTAGTAACTTATGAAAAAGACATATCTATGACTTTATCTAATGAACATATTTCTAGTGATAAGAATATTCAAAAGGATACCAACGTTGAATTAGTATCCAATTTACCAGATAATTATGTTGGTAGCGAATTGAGTGGGATTTTTGAAAAATTATCGCCACAAGAAATGTTTGCAGATTACTTGAAAAGTGAAGACATAATTCAAAATTTACGACAAGATTTATATAAATTTCAATCTCAATTACAAAAAACGCAATCAGAGCTTAACTATTATAGAGAGCAACACCAAGTTATACAAGAAACTTGCGATAGCCTAACCCAACAGTTGCAAGATATTGTAGATAATCCCATCAGATGGCTATTACTTGCTCAGTCTCGTAGTGTTGAAAAGCCTCCTTTATTTAAATATCCCTACGAAGAGGGGCTGGTTTCAGTTATTATACCTGCTTACAATGCAGAAAAATTTCTTAGTAATGCAGTTATATCTGTATGGCGACAAGAAACTACAGATAATATTCATTTGGAACTTATTGTTATTGATGATGGCTCTACTGATGAAACCTACAACTTAGCTAATTTGTTAGCAGAAGTTTCGCCTATCCAGATGCGGGTACTAACTCATCCCGGAAAATTGAATAAGGGAGTAGCTGCTTCTCGAAACTTAGGCATAATTGAATCCAAAGGAGAATGGATTGCATTTTTAGATGCTGATGATGCTTTTTTACCTAATAAAACATTAACTCAGGTCAAGTGGCTGAGGCAGAATCCTGAGTATTTATGTGCTTGTAGTTATGGATACAATGTTGATTCCGACGGTCAACCTGTGATTGGGTGGAACAGTAATGAGATTACAGGTGACTATCAAACTATTGATCTGCAACACAGAATTCCTGCACCTTATACCTTTGATTCTCTACAAAATGGTTGTCCTGTGGTTAATTCTACATTCATAACTCATCGTAGTGTTTTATTGTGGTCAGGTCTATTACCTGAGTCTATTGCTCATCAAGCAGAAGATTGGATTCTATTTACTAAAATTTCAACTAAGTGGTCAATCCCTCTTATTAGCGAGCCTTTAATTTACTACAGAATACACCCATCGAGTTGGACAACAAAATATTTCCAAGAGAATTTAGGTGCAGGGGTAAAGTTAGAATTTTTATTTGCAATCACGCACTGGCTAGCCTGTAGAAAAGAACAAGAATATCAAGAAATAGCTCAAAGTTTTTATCGCAAAAAACTACCGAGTTATTTTAGTGCAACTGGACGACTTAATGATTTGATGGATGCATATATAGAAAATCAAAAAAAACTTAATCCCAATATTGAGTCTAATGCACTACAACTATCATCACGTTCTTCTTTAGAGGAAGTATTGATTAGCTTACATCAAGATTCACAACTTCTACAAAAAGCTAAAAGGTATAAGAAATTAATTAAAAAAATACCAGCTTCAGGTTTATTATATAGGTTTGTAAAAAAAATTAAAGTAATTTTAACCATTCATCGTTAG
- a CDS encoding Uma2 family endonuclease, translating into MTTTIKLVNPNIEYPSADGEPLAESYIHLYAILTTLEVIKQYLAGRQATVLANQFLYYAQGFPRLRVAPDVMVIFDVPPGGRDSYKVWEEGQVPQVVFEMTSQGTQKQDQEQKKNLYEQLGILEYWLFDPKGEWIPEKLKGYRLEGETYQLITDGICQPLELQVRVEEQLLGFYRLDTADKLLIPTELAQQLQQERQRAEQERQRADRLAEYLR; encoded by the coding sequence ATGACAACAACCATCAAATTAGTCAATCCCAACATCGAATATCCCAGTGCAGACGGTGAACCATTGGCAGAATCTTACATCCATCTCTACGCAATTCTTACCACTCTAGAAGTTATAAAACAATACTTGGCAGGCAGACAAGCAACTGTCCTGGCTAATCAGTTTCTCTACTACGCTCAAGGTTTTCCTAGGTTAAGAGTTGCACCAGATGTGATGGTAATTTTTGATGTACCACCAGGAGGTCGGGACAGTTATAAAGTCTGGGAAGAAGGTCAAGTTCCCCAGGTAGTTTTTGAAATGACTTCTCAAGGAACACAAAAACAAGACCAGGAGCAAAAGAAAAACCTCTATGAACAGTTAGGTATTCTAGAATATTGGTTATTTGACCCCAAAGGCGAATGGATTCCAGAAAAGTTAAAGGGATATAGATTAGAGGGTGAGACTTATCAATTAATTACTGATGGCATATGTCAACCTTTAGAATTGCAGGTGAGAGTTGAGGAGCAATTATTGGGATTTTATCGTCTAGATACGGCTGATAAATTACTGATACCTACAGAACTAGCTCAACAATTACAACAAGAACGTCAACGAGCTGAACAAGAACGCCAACGAGCTGATAGACTGGCAGAGTATTTGCGTTGA
- a CDS encoding Uma2 family endonuclease, protein MFVTAQQLEQQMPDATRLLSDEPEMETSLHYMQLLLLVTCLEWLWRDQNDYFIGANLTIYFSRQQLRNRDFRGPDFFLVKDTEKRPRNSWVVWEEDGRYPDLIIELLSESTADIDRNLKKSLYENRFHTPEYFWFSPESLEFAGFELIGNRYQEILADERGWRWSEVLGLYLGVENSKLRYFTADGDLVPTPQEVAIAIQQQASEAQQQLSEVQQQLSEVQQQVSGTELRLQQEQERSHRLVEYLRSLGVDPDSLS, encoded by the coding sequence ATGTTTGTCACAGCGCAACAGCTAGAACAACAAATGCCCGATGCAACTCGGTTATTAAGTGATGAGCCAGAAATGGAAACTTCGTTGCATTATATGCAGCTATTGCTATTAGTCACTTGTTTAGAATGGCTGTGGCGCGATCAAAATGACTATTTCATCGGTGCAAATCTGACAATATACTTTAGCCGTCAGCAGTTGCGAAATCGAGATTTCCGTGGACCAGATTTCTTTTTAGTCAAGGACACCGAAAAACGTCCCCGCAATTCCTGGGTAGTTTGGGAAGAAGATGGGCGTTATCCAGATTTAATTATTGAATTACTTTCTGAGAGTACGGCTGATATTGACCGGAATTTGAAGAAAAGCCTGTATGAAAATCGATTTCATACACCGGAATATTTTTGGTTTTCGCCGGAAAGTTTAGAATTTGCTGGTTTTGAGTTGATAGGCAATAGATATCAAGAAATCCTAGCTGATGAGCGTGGCTGGCGTTGGAGTGAGGTACTTGGTCTGTATTTGGGTGTAGAAAATAGTAAACTTCGTTACTTTACTGCTGACGGCGATTTAGTACCAACACCACAAGAAGTTGCTATAGCAATACAACAGCAAGCATCTGAAGCACAACAACAGTTATCTGAGGTACAGCAACAATTATCTGAGGTACAACAACAGGTATCGGGTACTGAATTACGATTGCAACAAGAACAGGAGCGATCGCATCGTTTGGTAGAATATTTGCGTTCTCTAGGCGTTGACCCAGATAGTTTAAGTTAA
- a CDS encoding Get3/ArsA fold putative tail anchor-mediating ATPase NosAFP, producing MSQILTFLGESSIARTKIAIAAAKSLASQGKRVLLAGLAEPVLSILLDQPLTPDPQEITPNLEVVQFQASVLLERNWDEVKKLEAQYLRTPIIKDVYGQELVVLPGMDNALALNAIREYDASGKYDAIIYNGTGDASTLRMLGLPESLSWYIRRFRQLVVNSDLGKSIAESPLVQPLISSFFNFNWTADNFAHPTNQVNNFLDKGRDALADPNRVVAFLVTTGDPLEVASGRYLWGSAQQVGLTIGGVIQISSQGNTDLSEEFTPLKVSVVPDLTNGNWQPLIDALPNFVEQAVQAPNPITIDVHNLQVRLFLPGFDKKQVKLTQYGPEVTVEAGDQRRNVFLPPALSGRPITGAKFQNNYLIISF from the coding sequence ATGTCCCAGATATTGACATTTTTGGGCGAAAGCAGCATTGCTCGTACCAAAATAGCGATCGCTGCTGCTAAGTCATTGGCGAGTCAAGGTAAGCGCGTACTTCTAGCAGGATTGGCAGAACCAGTATTATCAATCCTGTTAGATCAACCCCTAACACCTGACCCTCAAGAAATTACACCCAATCTAGAAGTAGTACAGTTCCAAGCATCTGTACTACTAGAGCGCAATTGGGATGAAGTAAAAAAACTTGAGGCGCAATACCTCAGAACCCCTATCATCAAAGATGTCTACGGTCAAGAACTGGTAGTATTACCAGGCATGGATAATGCCCTGGCTCTTAATGCCATCCGTGAATATGATGCCAGTGGTAAGTATGATGCAATTATCTACAATGGCACAGGTGACGCATCTACCTTGCGGATGTTGGGTTTACCAGAATCTTTGAGCTGGTATATCCGCCGATTTCGGCAATTAGTAGTCAACTCTGACTTAGGTAAGAGTATTGCAGAATCACCCTTGGTTCAACCGCTAATTAGCAGCTTTTTTAACTTCAACTGGACAGCAGATAACTTTGCTCACCCTACCAATCAAGTTAATAATTTCTTAGATAAGGGAAGAGATGCCCTAGCTGACCCCAACCGCGTAGTAGCTTTTTTAGTGACTACAGGAGATCCCTTAGAAGTAGCAAGCGGCCGTTATTTGTGGGGAAGCGCGCAACAAGTCGGTTTAACAATTGGTGGCGTAATTCAAATCTCTAGCCAGGGAAACACTGACTTGTCGGAAGAATTTACACCCTTAAAGGTAAGTGTTGTTCCTGACTTGACAAATGGTAATTGGCAACCATTAATAGATGCTCTACCTAATTTTGTCGAGCAAGCAGTACAAGCCCCCAACCCAATTACAATCGATGTCCACAACCTCCAGGTACGCTTGTTTTTGCCTGGATTTGATAAAAAACAAGTCAAACTCACCCAGTATGGGCCAGAAGTCACTGTGGAAGCAGGCGACCAACGGCGGAACGTCTTCCTACCACCAGCATTGAGTGGTAGACCAATCACTGGGGCTAAGTTTCAAAATAATTATTTGATCATTTCTTTTTAG